In one Acomys russatus chromosome X, mAcoRus1.1, whole genome shotgun sequence genomic region, the following are encoded:
- the LOC127185329 gene encoding LOW QUALITY PROTEIN: heat shock protein HSP 90-beta-like (The sequence of the model RefSeq protein was modified relative to this genomic sequence to represent the inferred CDS: inserted 3 bases in 2 codons; substituted 1 base at 1 genomic stop codon) — translation MPEEVHHGEEEVETFAFQAEIAQLMSLIINTFYLNQEIFLRELISNASDALDKIXLTDPSKLDSGKELKIDIIPNPQECTLTLVDTGIGMTKAYLINNLGTIAKSGTKAFMEAPQAGADISMIRQFGVGFYSAYLVAEKVIVITKHNDDKQYAWVSSAGGSFTVCADHGEPIDQGTKVILHLKENQTEYLEERKIKEVVKKHFQFIGYPITLYLEKEWEKEISDDELEEEKSEKEEEDKDDEERPKFEDVGSDEEDDSGKDNNKKKTRKIKEKYIDHEKLNKMMPIWTRNPNDITQEEYGEFYKNLTNDWEDHLAVKHFSVEDQSEFRALLFIPRQAPFDLFENKKKNNIRLYVHRVFITDSCNELIPXYLNFIRGVVDSEDLPLNISREMLQQSKILKVIHKNIVKKCLELFSEWAEDKENNKKFYEAFSKNLKLGTHEDSTNHSHLSELLRYHTSQSGAEMTSLSEYVSRMKKTQKPIYYITGEIKEQVANSAFVERVRKHGFEVVYMTEPIDEYCMQQLKEFDGRXLVSVTKDSLEVPEDEEEKKKMEESKAKFENICKLMKEILDKKVEKVTISNRLVSSPCCIVTSTDGWTANIEQIMKAQALRDNSTMGYMMAKKHLEINPDHPIVETLWQKAEADKNDKAVKDLVVLLFETALLSSGFSLEDPQTHSNCIYLMIKLGLGIDEDEVTAEEPSAAVPDEIPLLEGDEDASSMEEVDQRPPRKPMPSV, via the exons ATGCCTGAGGAAGTGCACcatggagaggaagaggtggagacCTTTGCCTTTCAGGCAGAAATCGCTCAGCTCATGTCCCTCATCATCAATACTTTCTACTTAAACCAGGAAATTTTTCTCCGTGAATTGATCTCTAATGCTTCTGATGCCTTGGACAAGAT CTTGACAGATCCTTCCAAGTTGGACAGTGGCAAAGAGCTGAAAATTGATATCATCCCTAACCCTCAGGAGTGCACTCTGACTTTGGTGGACACAGGCATTGGCATGACCAAGGCTTACCTCATAAATAACTTGGGAACAATTGCTAAGTCTGGCACAAAAGCCTTCATGGAGGCTCCCCAGGCTGGTGCAGACATCTCCATGATCAGGCAGTTTGGTGTTGGATTCTACTCTGCCTATCtggtggcagaaaaagtgatcgTGATCACTAAGCACAATGATGACAAGCAGTACGCCTGGGTGTCCTCTGCTGGTGGCTCCTTCACAGTCTGTGCAGACCATGGTGAGCCCATTGATCAGGGTACCAAGGTGATCCTTCACCTCAAAGAAAACCAGACAGAGTACTTAGAAGAGAGGAAGATCAAGGAAGTGGTGAAGAAGCATTTCCAGTTCATAGGCTACCCCATCACACTCTATTTGGAGAAAGAATGGGAGAAAGAGATCAGTGATGATGAGctagaggaagagaaaagtgagaaagaggaggaagataaAGATGATGAGGAGAGGCCTAAGTTTGAAGATGTGGGATCAGATGAGGAGGATGACAGTGGCAaagacaacaacaagaagaagacaaggaagatTAAGGAGAAATACATTGATCATGAAAAATTGAATAAGATGATGCCTATTTGGACCAGAAACCCTAATGACATCACTCAGGAGGAATATGGTGAATTCTATAAGAACCTCACCAATGACTGGGAAGACCACTTGGCAGTCAAGCACTTCTCTGTAGAAGATCAGTCGGAGTTCAGGGCACTGCTCTTTATTCCTCGGCAAGCTCCCTTTGACCTTTttgagaacaagaagaagaacaacatcAGACTGTATGTCCACCGTGTGTTCATCACGGACAGCTGCAATGAGCTGATCCCTTAGTACCTCAACTTTATCCGTGGTGTGGTTGACTCTGAGGACTTGCCCCTGAACATCTCCCGGGAAATGCTCCAGCAGAGCAAGATCCTGAAAGTCATCCACAAAAACATTGTCAAGAAGTGCCTTGAGCTCTTCTCTGAGTGGGCTGAAGACAAAGAGAACAACAAGAAGTTTTATGAGGCATTCTCCAAGAATTTAAAGCTTGGAACCCATGAAGATTCCACTAATCATAGCCACCTCTCTGAGCTCCTCCGCTATCACACCTCCCAGTCTGGAGCTGAGATGACTTCCCTGTCAGAGTATGTGTCTCGCATGAAGAAGACACAGAAGCCCATCTACTATATCACTGGTGAAATCAAAGAGCAGGTGGCCAACTCTGCCTTTGTGGAGCGTGTGCGGAAACACGGCTTTGAGGTGGTGTACATGACTGAGCCTATTGACGAGTACTGCATGCAGCAGCTCAAGGAGTTTGATGGAA GCCTGGTCTCGGTGACTAAGGACAGCCTGGAGGTaccagaggatgaggaagagaagaaaaaaatggaagagagcAAGGCAAAGTTTGAGAATATCTGTAAGCTCATGAAGGAGATCTTGGATAAGAAGGTTGAAAAGGTGACAATCTCCAATAGGCTTGTCTCTTCACCCTGCTGCATTGTGACAAGCACCGATGGCTGGACAGCCAACATAGAGCAGATCATGAAGGCCCAGGCACTGAGAGACAACTCTACAATGGGCTACATGATGGCCAAAAAACACCTAGAGATCAATCCTGACCACCCCATTGTGGAGACCCTGtggcagaaggctgaggcagacaaAAATGACAAAGCAGTCAAGGACCTGGTGGTGCTGCTGTTTGaaactgctctgctctcctctggtTTCTCACTTGAGGATCCCCAAACCCACTCCAACTGCATCTACCTCATGATTAAGCTAGGCTTGGGCATTGATGAAGATGAGGTGACAGCAGAGGAGCCCAGTGCTGCTGTTCCTGATGAGATCCCCCTACTTGAGGGTGATGAGGATGCCTCTAGCATGGAAGAAGTAGACCAAAGACCCCCCAGGAAGCCTATGCCCTCTGTATAG